The Pseudonocardia sp. HH130630-07 DNA window CGCCTGGGTGGCCTGGTAGGCCGGGCCCAGCGGGTCGGCGGTGGCGGGCGAGAGGAACGCGGTGATCCGGCTGGCCCGGTAGCCCGCGGTGAGGCCGAGCAGCACCGCACCGGCCAGGCCACCGCCGGCGATCAGGGCGAGCAGCTTCACCGGGGCCCCGCCGAAGTACAGCAGGGCCAGCATCACGATGCCGACCGAGATCGTCATGCCCAGGTCCGGCTGCAGCACCAGCAACGTGAAGATCACCAGCGTGACCGGGACGACCGGGCTCAGCGCGTGCTTCCAGCGGTGCATCACCGCCCGGCGCGCGACCAGGACGTGCGCGCCCCACAGGGTCAGCGCGATCTTCACCATCTCCGACGGCTGCAACGACACCGGCCCGAGGGCGAACCAGGACCGGGCACCGCCACGGACCGCGCCGATCCCCGGGATCAGCACCGCGACCAGCGCGACGAGCCCCACGATCAGCAGGGCGGGCGCGGACGCCCGCAGCACCCGTGGCGGCACCCGCAACCCGACGTAGAACAGCACCAGCCCGACCCCGCAAAACATCAGCTGCCGGGTGAACACCGAGTAGGCCGAGCCGGTCGAGACCGACGACGCGGACAGCACCATGACCAGCCCGAACAGCGTCAGCAGACCCCAGACGCCGAGGACCAGGTGCAGCGAGGTGAGCGGGCGGCGCAGCCAGCGCCGCAGCCGTCGTACCCCGCCCTGGACGCCGGCCACGGCGGCCTGGCCCGCGGTGCGGTCGGGCGTCGCCGGGCTCATCGGCCGGCTCCGCCGGGAACGGGACCGAGCCCGGCGACCGCCGCGGCGAACGCGTCGCCGCGGTGCCCGTAGTCGCGGAACTGGTCCATCGACGCGGCCGCCGGTGCCAGGAGCACGACGTCGCCGGGCCGGGCGAGCTCGGCCGCGTACCGGACCGCGAGCGGCATCGGATCGGGCCGGGCGGGATCCTGCAGGTCGGAGGACACCATCGGGCCATCGTGACCCGCGGCGACCTCACGGACCGGGAGGCCGGGCGCGTGTCGGCCGAGCGCGTCGACGATCGGCGCCCGCTCGGCCCCGATGACGACGATCCCCGCGAGCCGGGACGCGTGTGCCGCGGCGAGCCTGCCCAGCTCGTCCGGCGCGACCCCCTTGAACAGGCCGCCGACCACCCACACCGTGCGGGCACCCGGACGCCGGGCCGCGATCGCCGACAGTGCGGCGTCCGCGGCGTGCGGATTCGTGGCCTTGGAGTCGTCGAGGTAGGTCACACCGGCGTGCTCGCCGACCGGGGCGCTGCGGTGCGGGCCCGGGGTGAACCCCGCGAGCGCCGCCGCGATGTGGACGGGGGCGACGCCGTGGGCCCTGGCGAGCGCGGCGGCGGCCAGCGCGTCGGTGACGCCCGGTGGCCCCGCCGGTACGACGGCGTCGGCGGCGAGCAGCTCGCCGCGGCCGAACGCCCGGTCGACGAGCATCCCGTCGACGACGCCGAGCTGGTCGGGCCCCGGCTCGCCGAGCGTGATCCCGACCCGGCGGGCGGCCGGGCTGCGGCCCAGCAGCCGGGCGGCGACCGGATCGTCGACGCCCGCGACCGCGACCGCGCCGGTCAGCGCGCGGGCCTTCGCCGCGGCGTAGCCGTCCGGGCCGCCGTGCCAGTCCAGATGGTCCGCGGCGACGTTGAGCACGACACCGGCGGCGGGCCGGACCGACGGCGACCAGTGCAGCTGGAAGCTCGACAGCTCCACGGCCAGCACCTCGGGCCCGGGTTCCGGTTCGGTCACCGCGCTCACGACCGGGTAGCCGATGTTGCCGCAGGCGACCGAGCGCGATCCGGCCGCGGCGAGCACGGCCGCCAGCATCTCGGTGGTGGTCGTCTTGCCGTTGGTGCCGGTGACGACCAGCCACGCCGGCGGCGACGGCCGTCGCGCCGCGAGCCGCCAGGCCAGCTCCGGCTCCCCGATCACCTCGCCACCGGCGGCCGCGACCGCGGACACCAGCGGGTGCCCCGGCGGCCGCCCCGGCGACGTGACGACGGTGCGGACCCCGGCCGGCAGTCCGTCCTCACGCCACGGCCGGACCCCGTCGGGCAACGTCTCCAGCGCGGCCGGGCGGTCGTCGGAGACCAGCACCGACGCGCCCGCGTCGCGCAGGGCGACGGCGCTCGCGATCCCGGAGATCCCCGCCCCGGCCACGAGCACCGTCCGGCCCGCGACGCCGGCGGGGTCGTCCGGGTCCCGGCCCGTCACGGCGATCCCGATGCCGCGAGCCATTCGCTGTAGAAGATCCCGAGCCCCATCGCCGCACAGATCGCGGCCAGCAGCCAGAACCGGATGATGACGGTCGTCTCCGCCCATCCGGCCAGCTCGAAGTGATGGTGGAAGGGGGCCATCCGGAACAGCCGTCGGCGGGCGGTGCGGAACACCACGATCTGCAGCGAGACCGACAGCGCCTCGACCACGAACACCCCGCCGATCACGACCAGGAGCAGCTCGGTCCTGGTCACCATCGACAGCCCGGCGAGCAGGCCGCCGAGGGCGAGCGACCCGGTGTCGCCCATGAAGATGCGTGCCGGGGCGGCGTTCCACCACAGGAACCCGATGCAGCCGCCCATCGCGGCCGCGGCGACCACACCGACGTCGAGCGGGTCCCGGACCTCGTAGCAACCGGCGGCCGCGTCGACCGCGCAGTTGTTGCGGAACTGCCAGAACGCGATGATCACGTAGGTGCCGAGCACCATCGCCGCGGTGCCGGCCGCGAGACCGTCGAGACCGTCGGTCAGGTTCACCGCGTTCGACCAGGCCGCGACGATGAGGTTGCAGAGCAGCACGAACCCGACGACCCCGAACGCCAGCACCGGGATGTCCCGGACGAACGACAGGCTCTCCGAGGCCGGGCTGAGGTTGCGCTCGTTGGCGAAGCGGACCGCGAGGACGCCGAAGACGGTCGCGGTCAGCACCTGTCCGACGATCTTCGACGTCTTGTTCAGGCCGAGGTTGCGCTGCCGCCGGATCTTGAGGAAGTCGTCCAGGAAGCCGACGACGCCGAGCGCGGTGGTCAGGAACAGCACCAGCAGCGCCGAGGCGCTCATCGGGTCCGGGGTCAGCAGGTGCGATCCCAGGTAGCCGACCCAGATCGCGATGAGGATCGCGACGCCGCCCATCGTCGGTGTGCCCCGCTTGGACTGGTGGCTCTGCGGCCCCTCCTCCCGGATCTCCTGGCCGAAGCCCTGCCGGGCGAAGAACCGGATCAGGTAGGGCGTGAGCAGGATGGAGACCGAGAGCGCGAGGCCCGCGGCGATGAACAGTCCCCTCACCGGCGGGCCAGCCCCTCGGTCGCCGAGCCCAGCAGGCCGGCCGCGACCCGCTCCAGCCCGGCCGCGCGCGAGGCCTTCACGAGCACGACGTCACCGGGTTCGAGCGCACCGCGCAGGAGTTCCAGCGCCGCCGCGACGTCGTCGACGTGCTCGGCGCCCGGCCCGTAGCCGGGACTGCCGACGGCCACCACCCGGCCGACACCCGCGGCGTCCGCGACGTCGACCAGCTCGGCGTGGGCCGCGTCGGCGTCGGCACCGATCTCCCCCATCGGGCCCAGCACCGCCCAGGTGCGGCGCTGCGGACCGGCGACCGACACGAGTGCGGACAGCGCGGCGCGCATGGCCTCGGGGTTGGCGTTGTAGGCGTCGTTGACGACCGTGACGCCGTCCGCCCGGTCGGTGACCTCCATCCGCCAGCGCGACGCCGGCTCCGCGGCCGACAGCGCCCGCGCGATCTGCTCCGGCGTCCCGCCCAGCTCCAGCGCGACCGCCGCCGCGGCGAGCGCGTTCGGGACCTGGTGCGCACCGACCAGCCGCAGCGTGACCGGTGCCGATCCGGCCGGGGTGACCAGCCGGAACGTCGCACGGCCCGCGACCAGCGTCTCGTCGCACGCCCGGACGTCGGCGTCGGCCGACCGCCCGAACGTGACCACCCGGGCCGGGGTACGGCTGCGCATGGCGAGGACGAGCTCGTCGTCGGCGTTGAGGACGGCGACCCCGCCGCGGGACGGCCCGGACGGGTAGCTGGGCAAGTCACCGGGGGGCAGCGCCTCGACCAGCTCGCCCTTCGCGGCGGCGATCCCGGCCCGGGAGCCGAACTCACCCAGGTGCGCCGAGCCGACGTTGAGCACGACGCCGATCCGCGGCGGCGCCACCGCGCACAGGTCGGCGATGTGGCCGGCCCCGCGGGCGGAGAACTCGAGCACGAGGTGCCGGGTCGACGCGTCCGCCCGCAGCGCCGTCCACGGCGTCCCGAGCTCGTTGTTGAACGACTCCGGCGGGGCGACCGTGCGGCCCAGCGGGGACAGCACGGCGGCCAGCAGGTCCTTGGTGGAGGTCTTGCCGGCGCTGCCGGTCACCCCGACCACGGCCAGCCCCGGCAGCGCGCCCAGCACGTGCCGGGCCAGCCGGCCCAGCCCGGCGAGCACCGCGGCGCCCCGGCCGTCCGGGTCGACGGCGCCGAGGTAGGTGTGGGAGTCCCGGCGCTCGATCGGCGGGACGACG harbors:
- the ftsW gene encoding putative lipid II flippase FtsW — translated: MSPATPDRTAGQAAVAGVQGGVRRLRRWLRRPLTSLHLVLGVWGLLTLFGLVMVLSASSVSTGSAYSVFTRQLMFCGVGLVLFYVGLRVPPRVLRASAPALLIVGLVALVAVLIPGIGAVRGGARSWFALGPVSLQPSEMVKIALTLWGAHVLVARRAVMHRWKHALSPVVPVTLVIFTLLVLQPDLGMTISVGIVMLALLYFGGAPVKLLALIAGGGLAGAVLLGLTAGYRASRITAFLSPATADPLGPAYQATQALYALADGGLFGVGLGQGRAKWDYLPNAHNDFIFAIIGEELGLVGAFAVLGLFATLAYTGMRIAARNTDPWLRIVVATSVAGMVIQASINIGYVVGLLPVTGLQLPLISSGGTSLVVTMFLFGLLTNAARHEPEAIAALRKHGQGRVAKLLRLPLPQPYRAPGPASRWAAR
- the murD gene encoding UDP-N-acetylmuramoyl-L-alanine--D-glutamate ligase gives rise to the protein MARGIGIAVTGRDPDDPAGVAGRTVLVAGAGISGIASAVALRDAGASVLVSDDRPAALETLPDGVRPWREDGLPAGVRTVVTSPGRPPGHPLVSAVAAAGGEVIGEPELAWRLAARRPSPPAWLVVTGTNGKTTTTEMLAAVLAAAGSRSVACGNIGYPVVSAVTEPEPGPEVLAVELSSFQLHWSPSVRPAAGVVLNVAADHLDWHGGPDGYAAAKARALTGAVAVAGVDDPVAARLLGRSPAARRVGITLGEPGPDQLGVVDGMLVDRAFGRGELLAADAVVPAGPPGVTDALAAAALARAHGVAPVHIAAALAGFTPGPHRSAPVGEHAGVTYLDDSKATNPHAADAALSAIAARRPGARTVWVVGGLFKGVAPDELGRLAAAHASRLAGIVVIGAERAPIVDALGRHAPGLPVREVAAGHDGPMVSSDLQDPARPDPMPLAVRYAAELARPGDVVLLAPAAASMDQFRDYGHRGDAFAAAVAGLGPVPGGAGR
- the mraY gene encoding phospho-N-acetylmuramoyl-pentapeptide-transferase, translated to MRGLFIAAGLALSVSILLTPYLIRFFARQGFGQEIREEGPQSHQSKRGTPTMGGVAILIAIWVGYLGSHLLTPDPMSASALLVLFLTTALGVVGFLDDFLKIRRQRNLGLNKTSKIVGQVLTATVFGVLAVRFANERNLSPASESLSFVRDIPVLAFGVVGFVLLCNLIVAAWSNAVNLTDGLDGLAAGTAAMVLGTYVIIAFWQFRNNCAVDAAAGCYEVRDPLDVGVVAAAAMGGCIGFLWWNAAPARIFMGDTGSLALGGLLAGLSMVTRTELLLVVIGGVFVVEALSVSLQIVVFRTARRRLFRMAPFHHHFELAGWAETTVIIRFWLLAAICAAMGLGIFYSEWLAASGSP
- a CDS encoding UDP-N-acetylmuramoyl-tripeptide--D-alanyl-D-alanine ligase gives rise to the protein MIEMTLAEVATVTGGRLHRVPGPPPAGAADPSGEPAEAAAATVTSVEFDSRAVGPGALFLALPGARADGHDFAAAAVARGATGVLAGREVDAPAVVVPPIERRDSHTYLGAVDPDGRGAAVLAGLGRLARHVLGALPGLAVVGVTGSAGKTSTKDLLAAVLSPLGRTVAPPESFNNELGTPWTALRADASTRHLVLEFSARGAGHIADLCAVAPPRIGVVLNVGSAHLGEFGSRAGIAAAKGELVEALPPGDLPSYPSGPSRGGVAVLNADDELVLAMRSRTPARVVTFGRSADADVRACDETLVAGRATFRLVTPAGSAPVTLRLVGAHQVPNALAAAAVALELGGTPEQIARALSAAEPASRWRMEVTDRADGVTVVNDAYNANPEAMRAALSALVSVAGPQRRTWAVLGPMGEIGADADAAHAELVDVADAAGVGRVVAVGSPGYGPGAEHVDDVAAALELLRGALEPGDVVLVKASRAAGLERVAAGLLGSATEGLARR